One part of the Saccharomyces mikatae IFO 1815 strain IFO1815 genome assembly, chromosome: 1 genome encodes these proteins:
- the SMKI01G0900 gene encoding uncharacterized protein, whose translation MRDQLTQEDLEFDKKHIWHPYTSITTPLKVYPVTRAEGSYLYLDNGTKVVDGMASWWCVQQGYNNHRLNAAAITQINKMSHVMFGGITHKAGITFCKKLLTLLPDTLECALLADSGSISVDIAMKMALRYHHSLGNTSKKKFLTIEKGYHGDAFGAVSVCDPVNSRHSTYNGFLAENIFCKAPEVRFDCSKENVEKLVEELDVKIFAEIIKKHHSEISGVVMESIVQGAGGLRMYHPYFLKRVHELCNEFNILLILDEVAVGLGRTGKLFGFEHAGIVPDIVCLGKTLTAGYLTLSATVTTRKIGDLISNGPEGCFMHGQTYMANPLACAVASENLSILMEGKWKSQVGKIETQLKKELLPLLEHHIVADVRILGAIGVVEVMKRVNVEDLQERFVKAGAWIRPFNNIIYILPPYIITTEELSILTEAIKTVLDFI comes from the coding sequence ATGCGTGATCAATTAACCCAAGAAGATCTcgaatttgataaaaagcACATATGGCACCCCTACACATCAATCACTACTCCATTGAAGGTATACCCTGTTACTAGAGCAGAGGGAAGTTATTTATATCTCGATAATGGTACCAAGGTAGTAGATGGTATGGCAAGTTGGTGGTGCGTTCAGCAAGGATACAACAATCATAGACTAAATGCAGCTGCCATTACACAGATTAATAAAATGTCACATGTGATGTTTGGAGGCATTACTCATAAGGCTGGAATTACCTTTTGTAAGAAATTGCTTACTTTATTACCAGATACCTTGGAGTGTGCTTTACTGGCAGATTCTGGGTCTATTTCTGTTGACATTGCAATGAAAATGGCTTTAAGATATCACCACTCATTAGGGAATACATCTaaaaagaagtttttgaCAATTGAGAAGGGGTATCACGGAGACGCCTTTGGAGCAGTATCAGTTTGCGATCCTGTCAATTCAAGACATAGTACTTATAATGGATTTCTTGCTGAGAACATATTCTGCAAGGCTCCCGAAGTCCGTTTTGATTGTTCCAAAGAGAACGTTGAGAAATTGGTTGAAGAACTCGACgtgaaaatttttgctGAGATTATCAAAAAACACCATAGTGAAATATCTGGTGTTGTAATGGAGAGCATAGTACAAGGCGCGGGTGGCCTAAGAATGTACCATCCATATTTCTTGAAACGGGTCCATGAACTTTGCAATGAATTCAATATTTTGCTGATCCTTGATGAAGTTGCAGTAGGTCTCGGAAGAACAGGCAAGCTCTTTGGTTTTGAGCATGCAGGAATAGTGCCAGATATAGTCTGCCTAGGTAAGACATTGACGGCTGGGTACCTGACGCTATCTGCAACAGTCACCACCAGAAAGATTGGTGATCTGATCTCCAATGGGCCTGAGGGCTGCTTCATGCACGGGCAAACTTATATGGCTAATCCGTTAGCATGTGCTGTTGCTAGTGAAAACTTGTCCATCTTAATGGAAGGTAAATGGAAATCTCAAgttggaaaaattgaaacacagttgaaaaaagagcTTTTACCCTTATTAGAACATCATATTGTAGCAGATGTGAGGATTCTCGGAGCTATTGGTGTTGTTGAGGTCATGAAGCGTGTGAACGTTGAAGACTTGCAAGAGCGTTTTGTCAAAGCAGGGGCATGGATCAGACCTTTCAATAACATAATCTACATCCTACCACCTTATATAATCACCACTGAAGAGTTGTCCATCTTAACTGAAGCTATAAAAACTGTTCTTGACTTTATTTAG
- the SMKI01G0880 gene encoding uncharacterized protein (similar to Saccharomyces cerevisiae FLO1 (YAR050W)): MVGIHHHIFLAAIAFLTLLNVALGSTEACLPEGQRKNGMNINFYQYSLMDSSTYSNAAYMAYQYTNKVKLGSVSGKTKLSIKYAPCQTEPGDESAVAKREVENYYDTVLSSGVQKRASCDEAKAHWSSTLFGFYTTPTNITLEMTGYFLPPQTGSYSFKFATVDDSAILSVGGNVAFDCCAQQQPPITSTNFTINGIKPWHQSLPPNIVGSVYMYAGYYYPMKIVYSNAVSYAKLPISVTLPDGTTVTDDFQGYVYSFDDDLTQENCAIPDPSTHTNSGIITTTTEPWTGTFTTTTTEMSTVTGSNGLPTDETIIEIKTPTSAGLITTTTEPWSGTFTTTTTEMSTFTGTNGNPTDETVVVIKTPTSAGLITTTTEPWSGTFTTTTTEMSTFTGTNGNPTDETVVVIKTPTSAGLITTTTEPWSGTFTTTTTEMSTFTGTNGNPTDETVVVIKTPTSAGLITTTTEPWSGTFTTTTTEMSTFTGTNGNPTDETVVVIKTPTSAGLITTTTEPWSGTFTTTTTEMSTFTGTNGNPTDETVVVIKTPTSAGLITTTTEPWSGTFTTTTTEMSTFTGTNGNPTDETVVVIKTPTNASPSSVSSSTVAGLVRTTEPWSGTFTTTITELSTYTGTNGKPTDETVVVIKTPTSAGLITTTTEPWSGTFTTTTTEMSTFTGTNGNPTDETVVVIKTPTSAGLITTTTEPWSGTFTTTTTEMSTFTGTNGNPTDETVVVIKTPTSAGLITTTTEPWSGTFTTTTTEMSTFTGTNGNPTDETVVVIKTPTSAGLITTTTEPWSGTFTTTTTEMSTFTGTNGNPTDETVVVIKTPTNASPSSVSSSTVAGLVRTTEPWSGTFTTTITELSTYTGTNGKPTDETVVVIKTPTSASPSSVSSSTPESIISSVTSSHPIITPLYPSNGTSIVSSSASSKDETPISSTSTLVSHSSVVSRPSKSFVIPTTGSTNSAESQSSSINSFTSYSTNRKTSSVSPSSASAEPSKVSSYSSSSYTTTTTSEQTTLVTITSCGPHTCTESTSSAIVSTATTTVSGVTTEYTTWCPISTTIPEKQTTLVTVTSCESDICSKVTSSAIVSTTTATINGAVTEYTTWCPVSTTESKQQTTLVTVTSCESGVCSETASPAIVSTATATINDVVTIFPTWSPQTTDEKAVNSNTVSTSSVSEAAKTETATRSSLSRSSYAEETHSTVTSSAIGQTNSVSVSVTASTRDVATSGLSTMSQQPRSASSNGTPVSSTASLEISSYLGIANGLLANSGLCVFIASLLMTIV; encoded by the coding sequence ATGGTAGgtattcatcatcatataTTTTTGGCAGCAATAGCCTTCCTGACGCTACTTAATGTAGCTTTAGGTAGCACAGAGGCGTGCCTCCCAGAGggtcaaagaaaaaatgggaTGAACATTAATTTTTACCAATATTCTTTGATGGATTCCTCCACGTATTCTAATGCGGCGTATATGGCTTACCAATACACAAATAAAGTTAAATTAGGCTCTGTTTCTGGAAAAACTAAACTTTCTATCAAGTACGCTCCATGCCAAACAGAACCTGGTGATGAATCTGCTGTGGCTAAACGTGAAGTTGAGAATTACTACGATACAGTTCTTTCTTCCGGAGTGCAAAAACGTGCCAGTTGTGACGAAGCCAAGGCTCACTGGAGTTCCACTTTGTTTGGCTTCTACACCACACCAACAAATATTACTCTAGAAATGACAGGTTACTTTTTGCCACCACAGACAGGGTCTTACTCTTTTAAATTTGCCACGGTAGATGACTCAGCAATTCTATCAGTTGGTGGTAATGTTGCGTTTGATTGTTGTGCGCAACAACAACCTCCAATCACATCAACCAACTTCACAATCAACGGTATCAAGCCATGGCATCAAAGTTTGCCCCCCAACATCGTAGGGTCTGTTTATATGTATGCTGGCTACTATTATCCAATGAAAATTGTATATTCGAATGCTGTTTCATATGCTAAACTTCCAATTAGTGTTACACTTCCCGATGGCACAACTGTTACTGATGATTTCCAAGGATATGTCTATTCTTTTGATGACGATCTAACCCAAGAAAACTGTGCCATTCCAGATCCTTCAACCCATACCAATTCAGGTATTATAACAACCACCACCGAACCATGGACTGGTACTTTCACTACCACCACTACCGAAATGAGCACTGTTACTGGTTCTAATGGCCTGCCAACCGATGAAACTATTATTGAGATTAAAACACCAACTAGCGCTGGTTTGATCACCACTACTACTGAACCTTGGTCTGgtactttcaccaccacTACTACTGAAATGAGCACTTTCACTGGCACTAACGGTAACCCAACTGACGAAACCGTCGTTGTTATCAAGACACCAACCAGTGCTGGTTTGATCACCACCACTACTGAACCTTGGTCTGgtactttcaccaccacTACTACTGAAATGAGCACTTTCACCGGTACTAACGGTAACCCAACCGACGAAACCGTCGTTGTTATCAAGACACCAACCAGTGCTGGTTTGATCACCACCACTACTGAACCTTGGTCTGgtactttcaccaccacTACTACTGAAATGAGCACTTTCACCGGTACTAACGGTAACCCAACTGACGAAACCGTCGTTGTTATCAAGACACCAACTAGCGCTGGTTTGATCACCACCACTACTGAACCTTGGTCTGGTACTTTCACTACTACCACCACCGAAATGAGCACTTTCACCGGTACTAACGGTAACCCAACTGACGAAACCGTCGTTGTTATCAAGACACCAACCAGTGCTGGTTTAATCACCACTACTACTGAACCATGGTCCGgtactttcaccaccacTACTACTGAAATGAGCACTTTCACCGGTACTAACGGTAACCCAACCGATGAAACTGTCGTTGTTATCAAGACACCAACTAGCGCTGGTTTAATCACCACTACTACTGAACCATGGTCCGgtactttcaccaccacTACTACTGAAATGAGCACTTTCACCGGTACTAACGGTAACCCAACTGACGAAACTGTCGTTGTTATCAAGACACCAACCAATGCAAGCCCATCTAGtgtttcatcatcaactGTAGCAGGTTTGGTCAGAACTACTGAACCATGGTCAGgtactttcaccaccacAATTACTGAATTGAGCACTTACACCGGTACTAACGGTAAACCAACTGACGAAACCGTCGTTGTTATCAAGACACCAACTAGCGCTGGTTTAATCACCACTACTACTGAACCATGGTCCGgtactttcaccaccacTACTACTGAAATGAGCACTTTCACCGGCACTAACGGTAACCCAACTGACGAAACCGTCGTTGTTATCAAGACACCAACCAGTGCTGGTTTGATCACCACCACTACTGAACCTTGGTCTGgtactttcaccaccacTACTACTGAAATGAGCACTTTCACTGGCACTAACGGTAACCCAACTGACGAAACCGTCGTTGTTATCAAGACACCAACCAGTGCTGGTTTAATCACCACTACTACTGAACCATGGTCCGgtactttcaccaccacTACTACTGAAATGAGCACTTTCACCGGTACTAACGGTAACCCAACCGATGAAACTGTCGTTGTTATCAAGACACCAACTAGCGCTGGTTTAATCACCACTACTACTGAACCATGGTCCGgtactttcaccaccacTACTACTGAAATGAGCACTTTCACCGGTACTAACGGTAACCCAACTGACGAAACTGTCGTTGTTATCAAGACACCAACTAATGCAAGCCCATCTAGtgtttcatcatcaactGTAGCAGGTTTGGTCAGAACTACTGAACCATGGTCAGgtactttcaccaccacAATTACTGAATTGAGCACTTACACCGGTACTAACGGTAAACCAACTGACGAAACCGTCGTTGTTATCAAGACACCAACTAGTGCCAGTCCATCTAGTGTTTCATCATCTACTCCAGAGAGTATCATTAGTTCTGTTACATCTTCTCACCCAATTATTACACCCTTGTACCCCAGCAACGGAACTTCAATTGTCAGTTCTTCTGCCAGCTCCAAGGATGAAACcccaatttcttcaacatctACCTTAGTGAGCCACTCTTCTGTGGTTTCTAGACCATCTAAATCATTTGTCATTCCAACTACTGGTTCTACCAATTCTGCTGAAAGCCAAAGCAGTTCAATTAATTCTTTTACTAGCTATTCCACAAACCGCAAAACTAGCTCTGTTTCTCCTTCATCCGCTTCTGCTGAACCATCAAAGGTGTCTAGttattcatcttcatcatataCCACTACTACAACAAGCGAGCAAACTACTTTGGTTACCATAACTTCCTGTGGACCTCATACATGCACTGAGTCCACTTCATCTGCTATTGTTTCTACAGCCACCACAACCGTTAGCGGCGTCACAACAGAGTACACCACATGGTGTCCTATTTCTACCACAATCCCTGAAAAACAAACTACACTGGTTACTGTTACTTCCTGTGAGTCTGACATCTGTTCCAAGGTCACCTCTTCCGCTATTGTTTCTACAACCACAGCTACTATTAATGGAGCTGTCACTGAATACACAACATGGTGTCCTGTTTCCACTACAGAATCAAAACAACAGACAACACTAGTCACAGTTACTTCTTGTGAATCTGGTGTCTGTTCAGAAACTGCTTCACCAGCTATTGTTTCGACAGCCACGGCTACCATAAATGACGTCGTAACGATTTTCCCCACATGGAGCCCACAAACTACGGACGAAAAAGCTGTCAACTCCAATACTGTAAGTACCTCTTCCGTATCAGAAGCTGCTAAAACCGAAACAGCAACCCGCTCTTCACTTTCAAGATCCAGCTATGCCGAAGAAACACACTCGACTGTTACATCCAGCGCAATTGGACAAACCAATAGTGTTTCTGTTTCTGTAACTGCCAGCACCAGAGATGTCGCAACTTCTGGGTTGAGCACTATGTCTCAACAGCCTCGCAGCGCTTCTTCAAACGGTACACCTGTGTCCAGCACAGCTTCCTTAGAAATTTCAAGCTACCTTGGTATTGCGAATGGTCTGCTGGCCAATAGTGGACTATGTGTGTTCATTGCCTCCTTGTTGATGACAATTGTTTAG
- the SMKI01G0870 gene encoding uncharacterized protein — MENGEYDKAAEEKHRVEVKQRTAKKEREQRGEEYRPRWFVQEEHPITKSLYWKYNGEYWTKRKNHDFGDCVDIF, encoded by the coding sequence ATGGAAAATGGTGAGTACGATAAGGCTGCAGAGGAAAAGCACCGTGTAGAAGTGAAGCAAAGGACTGCAAAAAAGGAACGGGAACAAAGAGGAGAAGAATACAGGCCTAGATGGTTTGTCCAAGAAGAACACCCGATCACCAAGAGTTTATATTGGAAATATAATGGTGAGTACTGGACGAAGAGAAAGAACCATGATTTCGGGGATTGTGTTGATATCTTCTAA
- the SMKI01G0890 gene encoding uncharacterized protein, producing MFSSDLKVHGDLIVEKSKTTYEGTTFDVSGETFEVFGNFNVEESGATSASVYSFTPSSFENSGDISLSLSKSKKGEVTFSPYSNTGAFSFSNAILNGGSVPGLQRRAEDEGSVNNGEINLDNGSTYVIVEPVSGNGTVNIVSGNLYLHYPDTFTGQTVVFKGESILAVDPTETNATPIPVVGYTGKNQIVITTDITALSYDGTTGVLTATQGNRQFSFAIGTGFSSSGFSVSEGTFAGAYAYYLNYNGVVATSAASSSTSTTAGASSTNSSVTVSATISSSVISSSSTSISGSAISPSSSFVSGISNSTTLSGPITSSTGSARSAASLTSGSASVYPETLTYLNATSTVVVSCSETTDTSGNIHTITTTVPCLSTTATITSCDENGCHVVAPTATDATATVSSKSYTPYCYSL from the coding sequence ATGTTCTCATCCGACCTGAAAGTTCATGGTGATTTGATTGTCGAAAAGTCGAAGACAACATACGAAGGTACCACCTTCGACGTCTCCGGTGAGACTTTCGAAGTTTTCGGTAACTTTAATGTCGAAGAATCCGGTGCCACTTCTGCATCCGTCTACTCCTTTACTCCGAGCTCTTTCGAAAACAGTGGTGACATTTCTTTGAGTCTATCAAAGTCCAAGAAGGGTGAAGTTACCTTCTCCCCTTACTCTAACACCGGTgccttctctttctctaaCGCTATTCTCAACGGCGGTTCTGTACCTGGTTTGCAACGTAGAGCCGAAGATGAAGGGTCTGTTAACAACGGTGAAATAAACCTGGACAACGGAAGTACTTATGTCATCGTCGAACCAGTTTCCGGAAACGGTACCGTCAACATTGTCTCTGGCAACCTTTACCTACACTACCCGGACACCTTTACTGGCCAAACTGTTGTATTCAAAGGTGAAAGTATTCTTGCCGTCGACCCAACAGAAACCAATGCTACTCCTATTCCTGTTGTTGGATACACCGGCAAGAACCAAATTGTCATTACCACTGACATTACTGCTCTTTCATACGACGGCACTACAGGTGTTTTAACTGCAACCCAGGGCAACAGACAATTCTCTTTCGCTATCGGTACTGGATTTTCTAGTTCTGGTTTCAGTGTCTCAGAAGGAACTTTTGCAGGCGCTTATGCTTATTATCTAAACTACAATGGTGTTGTCGCTACTAGTGCCGCATCTTCATCTACTTCCACTACCGCTGGTGCATCATCTACCAACTCTTCAGTAACTGTCTCAGCCACCATTTCTAGCTCCGtcatttcatcatctaGTACCTCAATCTCTGGCTCAGCCATTTCACCATCTAGTAGCTTTGTTTCTGGTATATCTAACTCCACAACACTCTCTGGTCCAATCACTTCATCTACTGGTTCTGCCAGATCTGCCGCTAGCCTCACCTCAGGCTCCGCCTCTGTTTACCCTGAAACATTAACTTACTTAAATGCCACTAGCACAGTCGTTGTCTCCTGTTCAGAAACAACTGATACTAGCGGTAATATCCACACTATTACCACAACTGTCCCGTGTCTATCTACTACTGCCACCATCACATCTTGCGACGAAAACGGATGCCATGTTGTAGCACCAACCGCTACCGACGCAACCGCAACCGTTTCTTCCAAGTCGTACACCCCATACTGTTACTCACTGTGA